The Acidithiobacillus thiooxidans ATCC 19377 DNA window TCAAAACTTACCCGTGAAAAGACCGTTCAATGAACGCGATGACATCTCCCCATTCCCGCAGCACGGGCGCAGGCAACCGTTCCCGAAGCCAGGCAACGGGCCATGCACGGCCCAGTGTCTCCCGCAGTTCTGCTACCCGTTTCACCGCCTTGGGATCGGATACCCCGCAGAACGCCAGGGTGATGGGTCCCATGGCAAAGCTCACCAGCCGGTGGCCCAATGGCGAATGAATGTAATAGTCCTGCTTCGGTATAGCCGACTGGAGCAGTTCAATCTGTCGGTCTGACAGCCCGAAATTGTGGTACATAGGCTTTAGTTGCTGACTGCCTGCTTCCCGGTTCGGCAGAAAGACCTTGGTTGGGCACGACTCCATAAGCACCGGAAGCAACGGACTGCCCTGCAGGTCGGCCAGCGACTGCGTGGCAAACACCACCACGGCGTTTTTCTTTCGCAGGACTTTCAGCCATTCGCGGATCTTCGCTAGGAATTGCGGGTTGTCGATCAGTGTCCATGCCTCGTCCATGACGATCAGCGTAGGGCTGCCGTCCAACATCTTTTCGATCCGGTAAAAGAGATAGAGCAGAAGCGGCACTACCAGCTGCTTGCCGGTCTCCCCCTGGGGCAGACTGTCCATCTCGAAAGTGAGAAAGCGGGATGACAGGTCCAGACCATCCTGACGGGCATCCAGGATATCACCGTACTTGCCGGTACCCGTGTAGACGCTCACCGCTGCTTTCAGGTGCTCATCCTGCAACAGGTGCATAACATCCGTCAGTGATCGCCCCGACTCACGGGCAAGGCCATCCACGGCGTCGTTGATGGTTTTGCGCTCCCGTACCGTCATCGTGACGCCCTGGACAATGGCCAGTGCCTCCAGCCAGTCCTTGGCGAACACCCGGTCCATTTCCGCATCGACACGTTCCAGGGGTGCAAAGGACAATCCGCTGTACTCCCCCCCCAGGTCATAGTGCTGACCTCCGACGGCTTCCGTCAGCGCGAACAGCGAGCGGCCCTTGTCAAACGCGATGACGCGGGCGTTTTGGTAGCGTAACCATTGGGCGGCAAGCAGGGCGAGCAGACTGCTCTTACCCGCGCCCGTTGGCCCCGCAAGCAGACTGTGCCCCACGTCCCCCACATGCAGGTTGAAACGGAACGGCGTACTCCCCGATGTCTGGGCAAGGACCAGGCAGGGCGCGGGCTGGGAACCGATCCGGATCAATGGACTCGGGCATTCCGGGTCGCCTGCCCACACCCCTGTTTTGGGTGAGAGATCCGCAAAGTTCAGGCTGTGAATGGGTGCCCTGCGGACATTCTCCCAGGTGTGGCCCGGCAGACTGCCGAAAAACGCTTCCACTGCGTTGACCGTCTCCCGCTTGGGCACGAAACCCACCGTCGAAAGCAGGTTCATCACCATGCGGGAGCGTTCTTCCAGCGTCTTGGCGTCCCGATGACGCAGGATCACCGTCGCCGTGAAAAACCCCATCAGGATGGCGCCACTCGAAATGTCGGCATCAACCAGGGCGGTTTCTGACTCCATCCCCGCCTTGAACCGGTCCTGCCGGTCGGCGCGCATCTGGCCATGGCTCATGGCTCCGGAAATGTAATCCCGCAGTGTGTACTTGGAGCTCGCCCACTTCTCCCGGACTTTGGCCACAAGCTTTTTGGAATCCACAGAATCCAGCAGAATGAAGCGGGTCGTGTAGCGCAGCGGAAAGGGCAGATTGTGCAGATGCTCCAGCATCTCCGGACGGGTGAGGTCCGGATAGCCCAGAAAGGTCAGTACCGAAATCGATTCACCATCCAGGGCGGGCTCCAGACCCGCCACGAACTCGTGATGCCCGAGCAGTACGTCCAGATATGCCGGAATCGTGGGTGCGTGGACTGGATGGGATTTTCCGGTCAGACACTCGTGGTAATGCGTCAACAGCCCTGTATCATCGAGCGGAGTAATGGCGTACTGCCGGGAGAGAATCCCCAATGCCATATTCAGACTATCCTCAAACTTCTTGAGCAGCGTATCAAAAGAGTCCGAAACGATCCCCTTGCGACTCTCCACGAACAGATGCCCGG harbors:
- a CDS encoding conjugal transfer protein TrbE, with the protein product MLNLREFRSKNLSLPDLLNPAILAGRVLVLNRPCAVLLTKDGAFLSAVRFFGQDLESLSADDINRLSAVLNAAVTRLGTGWTVQTTAIRESADGYVPEDQCFFPDPVSMLIDNERRRAFEREGRRFQSRYYFVFTWNTPPESEVSAGHLFVESRKGIVSDSFDTLLKKFEDSLNMALGILSRQYAITPLDDTGLLTHYHECLTGKSHPVHAPTIPAYLDVLLGHHEFVAGLEPALDGESISVLTFLGYPDLTRPEMLEHLHNLPFPLRYTTRFILLDSVDSKKLVAKVREKWASSKYTLRDYISGAMSHGQMRADRQDRFKAGMESETALVDADISSGAILMGFFTATVILRHRDAKTLEERSRMVMNLLSTVGFVPKRETVNAVEAFFGSLPGHTWENVRRAPIHSLNFADLSPKTGVWAGDPECPSPLIRIGSQPAPCLVLAQTSGSTPFRFNLHVGDVGHSLLAGPTGAGKSSLLALLAAQWLRYQNARVIAFDKGRSLFALTEAVGGQHYDLGGEYSGLSFAPLERVDAEMDRVFAKDWLEALAIVQGVTMTVRERKTINDAVDGLARESGRSLTDVMHLLQDEHLKAAVSVYTGTGKYGDILDARQDGLDLSSRFLTFEMDSLPQGETGKQLVVPLLLYLFYRIEKMLDGSPTLIVMDEAWTLIDNPQFLAKIREWLKVLRKKNAVVVFATQSLADLQGSPLLPVLMESCPTKVFLPNREAGSQQLKPMYHNFGLSDRQIELLQSAIPKQDYYIHSPLGHRLVSFAMGPITLAFCGVSDPKAVKRVAELRETLGRAWPVAWLRERLPAPVLREWGDVIAFIERSFHG